One Sodalis praecaptivus DNA segment encodes these proteins:
- a CDS encoding multidrug effflux MFS transporter → MQKFLFLLLLLVLLGPLGIDLYLPVIPLIAHGLQTDESLIQSTIPLFIGVMGLGQLITGPLVDYFGRRPLALAGVTLYGAGALLAAAATLPWLFVLSRVLQGLAVCCTTVALFSCVRDRLDGDDAARAFSFLNGTLNIVPALAPMAGGLLAAGFGWRAPFWALAAFSLLVGILTAVGLAETRPAGTRASTTLPFVRYWQIATQGRFILYALVNTGAMAMALTYVSLSSQVLMGEGGLTPLGFSMVFGANGFWIMLASVIANRVIRKMGRPVCLTLGTVFMALGSLMLLFSVTAAPASWQTHWLSYMLPVATACAGLAFLMGPATSYALEPFAEEAGVASALNGFVQMAGAAAVSLSMMALPLAPREVLALVMLLGAVFAFAARLRARHSAPRLTRLRP, encoded by the coding sequence ATGCAAAAGTTTCTTTTCCTTCTACTACTGCTGGTATTACTGGGTCCGCTGGGCATCGATCTTTATCTACCCGTTATCCCCCTCATCGCCCACGGCCTCCAGACCGACGAATCGCTCATCCAGTCAACGATCCCGCTCTTTATCGGCGTTATGGGTCTCGGGCAACTGATTACCGGACCGCTGGTGGACTATTTTGGACGCCGTCCGCTGGCGCTGGCCGGCGTCACGCTGTATGGCGCAGGCGCCCTTCTGGCAGCGGCGGCGACCCTTCCTTGGCTCTTCGTTTTGTCGCGGGTGTTGCAGGGATTGGCGGTGTGCTGCACCACCGTTGCGTTGTTTAGCTGCGTGCGCGACAGGCTGGACGGTGACGATGCGGCTCGCGCCTTCAGTTTTCTTAATGGCACACTGAATATTGTGCCGGCGCTGGCGCCGATGGCGGGCGGTCTACTGGCGGCCGGTTTCGGCTGGCGCGCGCCATTTTGGGCCTTGGCCGCCTTTTCGTTGCTGGTTGGGATATTGACGGCGGTAGGCCTGGCTGAAACGCGTCCGGCTGGCACCAGGGCGTCAACCACGCTGCCGTTTGTCCGCTACTGGCAGATAGCGACCCAAGGCCGTTTTATTCTGTACGCGCTGGTGAATACGGGCGCTATGGCGATGGCGTTGACCTACGTTTCTTTATCGTCACAGGTCCTGATGGGCGAAGGCGGCCTTACGCCGCTGGGCTTTTCGATGGTATTCGGCGCGAACGGGTTTTGGATCATGCTGGCGAGCGTTATCGCCAATCGGGTGATTCGCAAAATGGGACGCCCCGTTTGTCTGACGTTAGGCACGGTATTCATGGCGCTCGGTAGTCTGATGCTGCTGTTCAGCGTCACGGCGGCGCCGGCGAGCTGGCAGACCCATTGGCTGAGTTATATGTTACCCGTCGCCACCGCCTGTGCCGGACTGGCGTTTTTAATGGGGCCCGCCACCAGCTATGCGCTGGAGCCGTTCGCCGAGGAGGCGGGCGTGGCGTCAGCGCTGAATGGTTTTGTGCAGATGGCCGGCGCGGCCGCGGTCAGCCTGTCGATGATGGCGCTGCCGCTGGCGCCACGTGAGGTGCTGGCGCTGGTGATGCTATTGGGGGCGGTATTTGCTTTCGCGGCCCGGCTGCGCGCGCGCCACAGCGCGCCCCGATTGACCCGGCTGCGCCCGTAA
- a CDS encoding MarR family winged helix-turn-helix transcriptional regulator, which translates to MKTEYKNFSKMLHLTSRALRMAIDRRLKYLGLSQASWVAVAAIAGAESPLSQSELAQRLGVEGATVVTMVDRLVKIGLVLRIPTPADRRKKLLVVTDEGKALYEKVRTEADALGKEILEDVDARDMQVAMRVLEKVYSATETLT; encoded by the coding sequence ATGAAAACTGAATATAAAAATTTTTCAAAAATGTTGCATTTGACCTCGCGCGCGCTGCGCATGGCTATTGACCGGCGCCTGAAATATTTGGGTCTCAGTCAGGCGAGCTGGGTGGCGGTGGCGGCTATCGCCGGCGCGGAATCACCGCTGTCGCAAAGCGAACTGGCGCAGCGGCTCGGCGTTGAAGGGGCAACGGTGGTAACGATGGTGGACCGTCTGGTCAAAATCGGTCTGGTACTGCGCATCCCCACCCCGGCCGACCGGCGTAAAAAGCTGCTGGTGGTCACCGATGAGGGTAAAGCGCTGTATGAGAAAGTGCGCACGGAAGCGGATGCTCTGGGCAAGGAGATCCTTGAGGATGTCGATGCCCGGGATATGCAGGTGGCCATGCGGGTGCTCGAGAAGGTCTACAGCGCGACGGAAACGCTGACCTGA